The proteins below are encoded in one region of Streptomyces sp. NBC_00490:
- a CDS encoding ROK family transcriptional regulator translates to MRPISRAETFPVNTPAASQVFTTVLTQGPLARLEVARRVGLSAAAVTKAVRPLIEAGYLVEGADDEARPSLGRPANLVRVDGGRALFIGVKVTGDEIIGVLTDLCCRIHVARRVPLPDRAAKAVLASVADLVQDLLTEADGVPVLGLGVAVSGDVDRAEGTVRYSPFLDWRDVPLAELVALTTGLPVTVDNDVRALTVAEQWFGAGAGLSDFAVVTVGAGIGCGLVVHGRVVAGAHGVAGEIGHVTVDPNGPLCHCGNRGCVEAIAGEAAIVRRIREITGVELADAAEALALARRGVAGAREVYARAGEAIGRGIATVANLLGPERVIISGEGLAAYDLFAGQIRDAFVAAAFGSAAQCDVLTRPLPFEEWARGAAATAIQSFVRADT, encoded by the coding sequence ATGCGCCCGATCTCCCGCGCCGAGACGTTCCCCGTGAACACCCCCGCCGCCTCGCAGGTGTTCACCACCGTCCTGACCCAAGGCCCGCTCGCCCGACTGGAGGTGGCCCGCCGGGTGGGCCTGTCCGCGGCCGCCGTCACCAAGGCGGTCCGGCCCCTCATCGAGGCCGGGTACCTGGTGGAGGGGGCGGACGACGAGGCCCGCCCCTCGCTCGGGCGGCCCGCGAACCTGGTGCGGGTCGACGGCGGACGTGCCCTGTTCATCGGCGTCAAGGTGACCGGCGACGAGATCATCGGCGTCCTCACCGACCTGTGCTGCCGCATCCATGTCGCCCGCCGTGTGCCGCTGCCCGACCGTGCGGCCAAGGCGGTGCTGGCGTCCGTCGCGGACCTGGTCCAGGACCTGCTGACCGAGGCGGACGGCGTCCCGGTACTGGGCCTCGGCGTCGCCGTCTCCGGAGACGTGGACCGGGCCGAAGGCACCGTCCGCTACTCGCCGTTCCTCGACTGGCGCGACGTACCCCTCGCCGAACTCGTCGCCCTGACCACCGGGTTGCCGGTCACCGTCGACAACGACGTGCGCGCCCTGACCGTCGCCGAGCAGTGGTTCGGCGCCGGCGCGGGCCTGTCCGACTTCGCCGTGGTCACCGTCGGCGCGGGCATCGGCTGCGGCCTCGTGGTGCACGGCCGCGTGGTCGCCGGAGCCCACGGCGTGGCCGGCGAGATCGGCCATGTGACCGTCGACCCGAACGGCCCGCTGTGCCACTGCGGCAACCGCGGCTGCGTGGAGGCGATCGCGGGAGAGGCCGCGATCGTCCGCCGGATCCGGGAGATCACCGGCGTCGAACTCGCCGACGCGGCCGAGGCGTTGGCCCTGGCCCGCCGGGGCGTCGCCGGAGCCCGCGAGGTGTACGCGCGGGCCGGGGAGGCGATCGGCCGCGGCATCGCCACCGTCGCCAACCTCCTCGGTCCCGAACGCGTGATCATCTCCGGCGAGGGGCTCGCCGCCTACGACCTGTTCGCCGGACAGATCCGCGACGCGTTCGTCGCGGCCGCCTTCGGCTCCGCCGCCCAGTGCGATGTCCTCACCCGCCCACTGCCCTTCGAGGAGTGGGCCCGCGGGGCCGCGGCCACCGCGATCCAGTCCTTCGTCCGAGCCGACACATAA
- a CDS encoding alpha-galactosidase D yields MRSSSYSVMPARTLRALVVLALAAGAVTVAPTAGAETAAPALAAKPYMGWTSWSMQSSKYPGLNPDGDYSYLTEANVLKQSDAMAAKLKKFGYEYVNIDAGWWMDKTWKSGFDQYGRQKADPVRFPSGMKAVADRIHAKGLKAGIYLPAGLEKGAYGKGRMPIRNADGCTTADIVHGDLRTTNGWDSSYKLDFSRPCTAKYIDSQAQLIADWGYDFLKLDGVGPGSGKSGDQYDNVADVAAWHKAIAATGRPIHLELSWSLDIGHAADWKKYSQGWRVDTDVECYCNTLVSWENSVDDRWDDTPAWTRHAGPGGWNDLDALDVGNGEMDGLTKAERQSYATLWAIAKSPLYTGDDLTRLDSYGLSLLTNREVIALNQGAAPPAHPVTPSDPQQVWAAKNPDGTYTVALFNLADAPAAVTADWTTLGFTGKATVRDLWNHENLGTYRNRITQALPAHGSRLFTVTPRGEQLTWTGIEAESATNTLAGNASVADCSACSDGKKVGNVYLGGRLTFNDVVVARAGTYQIKVSYISGDARSVDVSANAGGATRHKLPATGDWGTVSSVYVPVTLKAGANTITFDSGTGYAPDIDRIDVPKSS; encoded by the coding sequence ATGCGGTCATCCTCGTACTCCGTCATGCCCGCACGCACCCTCAGAGCCCTCGTGGTCCTGGCCCTCGCCGCCGGTGCCGTCACCGTCGCACCGACGGCCGGCGCCGAGACCGCCGCCCCCGCCCTCGCCGCCAAGCCGTACATGGGCTGGACCAGTTGGAGCATGCAGTCGTCCAAGTACCCCGGCCTCAACCCGGACGGCGACTACAGCTACCTCACCGAGGCCAACGTCCTCAAGCAGAGCGACGCGATGGCCGCCAAGCTCAAGAAGTTCGGCTACGAATACGTCAACATCGACGCCGGCTGGTGGATGGACAAGACCTGGAAGTCAGGGTTCGACCAGTACGGGCGCCAGAAGGCCGATCCGGTCCGCTTCCCCAGCGGCATGAAGGCCGTCGCCGACCGCATCCACGCCAAGGGGCTCAAGGCAGGCATCTACCTGCCGGCCGGCCTGGAGAAGGGGGCCTACGGCAAGGGCCGGATGCCGATCCGGAACGCCGACGGCTGCACCACCGCCGACATCGTCCACGGCGACCTGCGCACCACCAACGGCTGGGACAGCTCCTACAAACTCGACTTCTCCCGCCCCTGCACCGCCAAGTACATCGACTCCCAGGCCCAATTGATCGCCGACTGGGGCTACGACTTCCTCAAACTCGACGGCGTGGGCCCCGGCTCCGGCAAGAGCGGCGACCAGTACGACAACGTTGCCGACGTGGCCGCGTGGCACAAGGCGATCGCCGCCACCGGCCGCCCGATCCACCTCGAACTCTCCTGGTCCCTCGACATCGGCCACGCCGCGGACTGGAAGAAGTACTCCCAGGGCTGGCGCGTCGACACCGACGTCGAGTGCTACTGCAACACCCTCGTCAGCTGGGAGAACTCCGTCGACGACCGCTGGGACGACACCCCCGCCTGGACCCGGCACGCCGGTCCGGGCGGCTGGAACGACCTCGACGCCCTCGACGTCGGCAACGGCGAGATGGACGGTCTCACCAAGGCGGAACGGCAGAGCTACGCCACCCTGTGGGCCATCGCCAAGTCACCCCTCTACACCGGCGACGACCTCACCCGCCTCGACTCCTACGGCCTGTCCCTGCTGACCAACCGTGAGGTCATCGCCCTCAACCAGGGCGCCGCCCCGCCCGCACACCCGGTCACGCCGTCCGACCCCCAGCAGGTGTGGGCCGCGAAGAACCCCGACGGCACCTACACCGTCGCCCTGTTCAACCTCGCCGACGCCCCCGCCGCCGTGACCGCCGACTGGACGACCCTCGGGTTCACCGGGAAGGCGACGGTCCGGGACCTCTGGAACCACGAGAACCTCGGCACGTACAGGAACAGGATCACCCAGGCCCTGCCCGCCCACGGCTCACGCCTGTTCACGGTCACCCCGCGTGGAGAACAGCTCACCTGGACGGGCATCGAGGCCGAGTCCGCCACGAACACCCTCGCCGGCAACGCCTCCGTCGCCGACTGCTCCGCCTGCTCCGACGGAAAGAAGGTCGGCAACGTGTACCTCGGCGGCAGGCTGACCTTCAATGACGTCGTCGTCGCCCGGGCGGGGACCTACCAGATCAAGGTCTCGTACATCAGCGGCGACGCCCGCTCGGTGGACGTCTCGGCGAACGCCGGCGGCGCCACCCGCCACAAGCTCCCCGCCACCGGCGACTGGGGGACCGTGTCCAGCGTGTACGTGCCCGTGACGCTCAAGGCCGGCGCCAACACGATCACCTTCGACAGCGGCACCGGCTACGCGCCGGACATCGACCGGATCGACGTACCGAAGTCGTCCTGA